In one Colletotrichum destructivum chromosome 2, complete sequence genomic region, the following are encoded:
- a CDS encoding Putative corrinoid adenosyltransferase PduO/GlcC: protein MTQKVWTRRFPAGFGLEQSLKAVRNPSTAPSAIPSPTRDVEALKEDGDSFTLSSFTYEDAFELGHLLHARLLPFALVEGKPTLISIALANSQQVLFQTAVGPGTLPDNETWVQRKRNAVLRWGCSTWLLHNKLGGDEQLFASKWGMSAEQASKYAIHGGGVPIRVPGVEGVVAVVVVSGLKQDQDHGVIMDVIKNNWE, encoded by the exons ATGACGCAGAAAGTCTGGACCCGCCGTTTCCccgccggcttcggcttgGAACAGTCCCTTAAGGCCGTCCGCAACCCGAGCACCGCTCCCTCCGCCATCCCGTCTCCGACTCGCGAC GTCGAGGCCCtcaaggaggacggcgactCATTCACCCTCTCGTCCTTCACGTACGAAGACGCCTTCGAGCTCGGCCACCTCCTGCACGCgcgcctcctccccttcgccctcgtcgagggcaagcCCACActcatctccatcgccctcgccaacaGCCAGCAGGTCCTCTTCCAGACCGCCGTCGGCCCCGGCACGCTCCCCGACAACGAGACCTGGGTGCAGCGCAAGCGCAACGCCGTGCTGCGGTGGGGATGCAGCACCTGGCTGCTCCACAacaagctcggcggcgacgagcagctCTTCGCCTCGAAGTGGGGCATGAGCGCCGAGCAGGCCAGTAAGTACGCcatccacggcggcggcgtccccATCCGCGTCCCGGGAGTCGAGGGCGTGgttgctgttgtcgtcgtgaGCGGCCTGAAGCAGGACCAGGACCACGGTGTGATCATGGACGTCATCAAAAACAACTGGGAATGA
- a CDS encoding Putative glycoside hydrolase, family 7, concanavalin A-like lectin/glucanase domain superfamily: MTPTFSSRFGLAATTLFFLGLTTAQRQIGPAENHPPLTTWRCTKAGGCTEVNNFVVLDSLAHNVYQEANGASCGSWGNPPNATACPTKEACAENCVQEGLDDYSRVGVSTNGGAMTMYQLRDGVQVSPRVYLLDPSKERYEMMHLTGKEFTFDVDVSRLPCGMNSALYTSEMEADGGKSELNKGGARHGTGYCDAQCYTTPFINGEANIEGYGSCCNEMDIWEANSRAVHVAPHPCNQTGVYLCEGEECAFEGVCDKNGCAWNPYRVNTPGTYGRGPEFKVDTTRPFTVITQFPADAAGVLTEIHRLYIQDGRLVRSEVVNNPDLPQVNYLNDEFCEATGSRRFMDLGAHREMGESFDRGVVLAFSIWWDAGGGMRWLDGAPEAGPCDATEGFPENVVKVEPNPVVTFSNIKWGELGSTFKPTCKNKPRSL, translated from the exons ATGACTCCAACATTCTCCTCCCGCTTCGGCCTGGCAGCCACtaccctcttcttcctcggtcTCACAACCGCCCAGCGCCAGATCGGACCGGCCGAGAACCACCCACCTCTGACGACGTGGCGCTGcaccaaggccggcggctgcACCGAGGTCAACAACTTCGTCGTGCTAGACTCCCTCGCCCACAATGTCTACCAGGAGGCCAACGGTGCGTCCTGCGGCTCTTGGGGCAACCCGCCCAACGCGACGGCGTGCCCGACCAAGGAGGCCTGCGCCGAGAACTGCGTCCAggagggcctcgacgacTACAgccgcgtcggcgtctccacgaacggcggcgccatgaCCATGTACCAGCTCCGTGACGGCGTCCAAGTCTCCCCGCGCGTCTACCTACTCGACCCGTCCAAGGAGAGGTACGAGATGATGCACCTGACGGGCAAAGAGTTCACCTttgacgtcgacgtctcGCGGCTGCCGTGCGGCATGAACAGCGCGCTGTACACCTccgagatggaggccgaTGGTGGCAAGAGCGAGCTCAATAAGGGCGGCGCGCGCCACGGCACCGGCTACTGCGACGCGCAGTGCTACACCACGCCCTTCATCAACGGCGAGGCCAACATTGAGGGCTACGGGTCGTGCTGTAATGAGATG GATATCTGGGAGGCCAACTCCCGCGCGGTCCACGTGGCGCCGCACCCGTGCAACCAGACGGGCGTCTACCTCTGCGAGGGTGAAGAGTGCGCCTTCGAAGGCGTCTGCGACAAGAACGGCTGCGCCTGGAACCCGTACCGCGTCAACACCCCGGGCACCTACGGCCGTGGCCCGGAGTTCAAGGTCGACACGACGCGGCCCTTCACCGTCATCACGCAGTtcccggccgacgccgcgggcGTCCTAACCGAGATCCACCGGCTCTACATCCAGgacggccgcctcgtccgcaGCGAGGTCGTCAACAACCCGGACCTGCCGCAGGTCAACTACCTCAACGACGAGTTCTGCGAGGCGACGGGCTCCCGGCGCTTCAtggacctcggcgcccaCCGCGAGATGGGCGAGTCCTTCGACCGGGGCGTGGTGCTCGCCTTCAGCATCTGGtgggacgccggcggcggcatgcgCTGGCTGGACGGCGCGCCCGAGGCCGGGCCGTGCGACGCCACCGAGGGCTTCCCCGAGaacgtcgtcaaggtcgagccGAACCCCGTCGTGACCTTCAGCAACATCAAGTGGGGTGAGCTCGGGTCAACCTTCAAGCCGACGTGCAAGAACAAGCCGAGGAGCCTTTGA
- a CDS encoding Putative WD40/YVTN repeat-like-containing domain superfamily: protein MMKRLEDDNGAVFAVAFSPDGRMLVSASSDTTVRVWDPYTGHHLRTLEGHRDWVDSVAFSSNGRLFATASHDKTVRIWDAEIISGLARVPNVNDGHIGAIREVAFSPDGKVLASISSDKTVKIWDSVTGAVMHTLEGHIGSVRAVAFSLDSTRLTSASNDKTVRVWEIATGGPLQTLTGHTRRVNSAVFSADGTKVASASNDMTVRIWDAAAGECIRPLRGHVDWVTTVTLSPDAFLVAAAASDRIVYLWEAQNGSPIRRFDIHQHVTSLAFSADSRHLRAGGRWFDTAAGTPSQESQPEEPAMRTCLKEDWVTRDGEKALWLPPDYRPTCPTAYGDLHALGLSSGRVTFLGFEWPVDVTDLNPVS, encoded by the coding sequence ATGATGAAAAGGCTAGAAGACGACAATGGAGCCGTTTTCGCTGTGGCATTCTCTCCGGACGGAAGGATGCTTGTATCCGCCTCGAGCGATACGACAGTACGGGTGTGGGATCCCTACACCGGTCACCACCTACGAACCCTTGAGGGTCACCGCGACTGGGTCGACAGTGTGGCTTTCTCGTCCAACGGCAGACTCTTTGCGACTGCCTCCCACGACAAAACGGTGCGGATATGGGATGCCGAGATCATCTCAGGCCTGGCCCGCGTACCAAACGTTAACGACGGCCACATCGGCGCAATCAGGGAGGTGGCATTTTCGCCCGACGGCAAAGTCCTCGCATCCATCTCGAGCGACAAGACGGTAAAGATCTGGGACTCGGTGACAGGAGCAGTGATGCACACGCTCGAGGGCCACATCGGAAGCGTACGTGCTGTGGCCTTCTCGCTTGACAGCACCAGGCTCACCTCCGCTTCAAACGACAAGACGGTCCGGGTCTGGGAAATTGCCACAGGTGGGCCTCTGCAAACGCTAACAGGCCACACCCGGCGAGTCAAttccgccgtcttctcggccgacggCACGAAGGTCGCGTCTGCGTCCAACGACATGACGGTCCGTATCtgggacgccgccgcaggcgAGTGTATACGGCCTCTCAGGGGCCACGTCGACTGGGTGACCACGGTGACTCTATCCCCGGACGCCTTCTTGGTCGCAGCTGCGGCGAGCGATAGGATTGTGTACCTTTGGGAAGCACAGAATGGATCGCCCATCCGGCGATTTGATATCCACCAGCATGTGACATCGCTGGCTTTTTCCGCGGACAGCCGGCATCTCCGAGCCGGCGGACGATGGTTCGACACGGCCGCGGGGACCCCCAGTCAAGAGTCTCAGCCGGAGGAGCCAGCGATGCGGACGTGTTTGAAAGAAGACTGGGTCACTCGAGACGGAGAGAAGGCTCTATGGCTCCCGCCGGACTACCGGCCTACGTGCCCGACCGCGTATGGTGATTTGCATGCCCTAGGACTTTCTTCCGGCCGAGTGACGTTTTTGGGATTCGAGTGGCCAGTTGACGTGACGGACTTAAACCCGGTCTCTTAA
- a CDS encoding Putative SET domain-containing protein, translated as MEAATERHFFHHGAREATVTKSSARALEKEQENCHWCQIRSFPTHKQYPITIVNEVDDAVIPPTFRFLQQSKLGAGVQAAEDSFRTGCECDDVEECQYSGCLCLQEQEDASDDEGYKRNKVYMYHMHGVKAGLLRSKFLHSKRPVYECHEGCACAENCPNRVVERGRKVPLQIFRTEKTGWGVRSLVDIKKGQFVDKYIGEIITPQEAQRRRNASSIAERKDVYLFALDKFTDKDSPDVRLRGPPLEVDGEFMSGPTRFINHSCEPNLRIFARVGDHADKHIHDIAMFALRDIPRGEQLTFDYVDGVSEEDDDAKDKRKQGDMVRCLCGAKNCRKFLW; from the exons ATGGAGGCGGCAACTGAACGCCACTTCTTCCACCACGGCGCCCGTGAGGCGACCGTTACAAAGTCATCCGCCAGG GCTCTCGAAAAGGAACAGGAGAACTGCCATTGGTGCCAGATCCGATCGTTTCCCACGCACAAGCAGTACCCCATTACGATCGTAAACGAAGTAGACGACGCCGTCATTCCGCCAACGTTCCGGTTCCTGCAGCAATCGAAGCTCGGGGCCGGCGTCCAAGCCGCTGAGGATAGTTTCCGCACCGGCTGCGAGtgcgacgacgtcgaagagTGCCAGTACAGCGGCTGCCTCTGCCTGCAAGAGCAGGAAGAcgcctcggacgacgagggttACAAGAGGAACAAGGTTTACATGTACCACATGCACGGCGTAAAGGCCGGTCTTCTGCGCAGCAAGTTTCTGCACTCGAAGCGGCCCGTGTACGAATGCCATGAAGGCTGCGCGTGCGCCGAGAACTGCCCGAACCGCGTGGTCGAGAGAGGTCGCAAGGTGCCTCTGCAGATTTTCcggacggagaagacgggaTGGG GGGTGCGCTCGCTTGTGGACATCAAGAAGGGCCAGTTTGTCGACAAGTACATTGGGGAGATCATCACGCCGCAGGAGGCACAGCGGCGGCGCAACGCGTCCAGCATTGCGGAGCGCAAGGACGTCTACCTCTTCGCGCTGGACAAGTTCACGGACAAGGACTCGCCGGACGTGCGGCTTCGCGGCCCGCCGCTCGAGGTGGACGGCGAGTTCATGTCTGGGCCGACGCGGTTTATCAACCACTCGTGCGAGCCGAACCTGCGCATCTTTGCGCGCGTGGGGGATCACGCCGACAAGCACATCCACGACATCGCCATGTTCGCTCTGCGGGACATACCGCGGGGCGAGCAGCTAACGTTCGActacgtcgacggcgtcagcgaagaggatgacgacgccaaggacaAGCGCAAGCAGGGCGACATGGTGCGGTGTCTTTGCGGCGCCAAGAACTGCCGTAAATTCCTATGGTGA
- a CDS encoding Putative Ubiquitin domain-containing protein 1/2 — protein MGCCASRLDADGPYPDPTNTDSARATNRAVAATSGSRDASAAETTQTSSGRRRGRHSHMPLDKHINKPLRRHVWASKGRAWTRAALDRERADFFDTRVTGRPEVWQSLRAALEVLWDPVAQGAAADGTDGLATAQGILDAAEITLPTGDLAQGAYDQLGNYYPLSEWLVADPTNLVEDDVTVADEALSTADLKDDLAGGDETTEDLDEDDNLRRREEKGKAVVDARDQLSVLARLSETARDVTISFLKSDTVRVVARKIQEESGLATAKKVRIAYMGRILKENLSLVEQGWQEGHVVNALVFDR, from the exons ATG GGCTGCTGCGCTTcccgcctcgacgccgacggcccgTACCCGGATCCGACCAACACGGACTCCGCGCGAGCCACTaaccgcgccgtcgccgcaacCTCTGGCTCCCGCgacgcctccgccgccgagaccacACAGACCTCctcgggccgccgccgcggccgccacTCGCACATGCCCCTCGACAAGCACATCAACAAGCCCCTGCGCCGCCACGTCTGGGCCTCTAAGGGCCGCGCCTGGACCCGCGCCGCTCTCGACCGCGAGCGcgccgacttcttcgacacCCGCGTCACCGGACGGCCCGAGGTCTGGCAGTccctgcgcgccgccctcgaggtcctcTGGGACCCCGTCgcccagggcgccgccgccgacggcaccgacggcctcgccaccGCCCAGGGCatcctcgatgccgccgagatcACCCTCCCCACGGGCGACCTCGCCCAGGGCGCCTACGACCAGCTGGGCAACTACTACCCGCTCTCCGAGTGGCTCGTCGCAGACCCCAccaacctcgtcgaggacgacgtcaccgtcgccgacgaggccctctCCACCGCAGACCTCAaggacgacctcgccggcggcgacgagaccaccgaggacctcgacgaggacgacaaccTCCGCCgcagggaggagaagggtaaggccgtcgtcgacgcccgagaCCAGCTCTCCGTGCTGGCCCGCCTCAGCGAGACCGCCCGCGACGTCACCATCAGCTTCCTCAAGTCGGACACCGTCAGAGTCGTTGCCCGAAAGATCCAGGAAGAGTCAGGC CTTGCCACCGCCAAAAAGGTCCGCATTGCCTACATGGGCAGGATTCTCAAGGAGAACCTCTCCCTCGTCGAACAGGGCTGGCAGGAGGGTCATGTGGTAAAtgccctcgtcttcgaccgATAG
- a CDS encoding Putative clathrin/coatomer adaptor, adaptin-like, coatomer beta subunit, armadillo-like helical, whose translation MASFLENAYSLVHQDNAADIPSLSDLRTQLEKGTDESKVETMKRILTIMLNGDPMPNLLMHIIRFVMPSKHKALKKLLYFYYEICPKLDSNGKLKQEMILVCNGIRNDLQHPNEYIRGNTLRFLCKLREPELIEPLLSSARQCLEHRHAYVRKNAVFAVSSIYTHSASLIPDASDLIATFLEAENDATCKRNAFAALASIDHEKALLYLSTVFEGIPNAEELLQLVELEFIRKDAVQNSQNKARYLRLIFDLLEANASTVVYEAASSLTALTNNPVAVKAAAAKFIELSIKEADNNVKLIVLDRVDQLRKKNEGILDDLVMEILRVLSSPDIDVRRKALDIALEMVSSKNVEEVVLLLKKELSKTVDQEYEKNTEYRQLLIHTIHQCAIKFSEVAASVVDLLMDFIADFNNTSAVDVINFVKEVVEKFPNLRKPIVQRLVATLSEVRAGKVYRGIMWIIGEYSLEERDIRDAWRSIRASLGEIPILASEQRLLDGDGDEENKEQVNGHSKPAAPTGSRKVLADGTYATETALTSQSAVAAKLEAVKAAQKPPLRQLILDGDYYLATVLSATLVKLVMRHAEISAESARTNALRGEAMLIMISIIRVGQSQFVKAPIDEDSVDRIMSCVRSLSEFTQNKELETVYLDDTRKAFRAMVQAEEKKKAAKEAVEKAKTAIQVDDVVQIRQLSKKNANDGLDEIEVDLERATGGEATAEDLSSKLSRVVQLTGFSDPVYAEAYVKVHQFDIVLDVLLVNQTMETLQNLSVEFATLGDLKVVERPTTQNLGPHDFHNVQCTIKVSSTDTGVIFGNVVYDGAHSTDTNVVILNDLHVDIMDYIQPATCTETQFRTMWTEFEWENKVNINSKAKSLRDFLEQLMAATNMNCLTPEASMKGDCQFLSANLYARSVFGEDALANLSIEKEGEDGPITGFVRIRSRSQGLALSLGSLKGLNKIGSAA comes from the exons ATGGCCTCCTTTCTGGAAAATGCGTACAGCTTGGTGCACCAGGACAATGCTGCCGACATCCCTTCCCTGTCCGACCTGCGCACGCAGCTCGAGAAGGGCACCGACGAGAGCAAGGTCGAGACCATGAAGCGCATTCTCACCATCATGCTCAACGGCGACCCGATGCCTAACCTGCTCATGCACATCATCCGATTCGTTATGCCCTCGAAGCACAAGGCTCTGAAGAAGCTCCTGTACTTTTACTACGAGATCTGCCCCAAGCTGGACTCCAATGGCAAGCTCAAGCAGGAGATGATCTTGGTCTG CAACGGTATCAGAAACGACCTGCAGCACCCCAACGAGTACATCCGAGGAAACACCCTCCGTTTCCTGTGCAAGCTTAGGGAACCCGAGCTCATTGAGCCTCTGCTTTCGTCCGCGAGACAATGCCTCGAGCACCGCCACGCCTACGTCCGCAAgaacgccgtcttcgccgtctcCTCCATCTACACACACTCCGCCTCCCTGATCCCCGATGCCTCcgacctcatcgccaccTTCCTCGAAGCCGAGAACGACGCAACATGCAAGCGCAACGCCTTCGCCGCGCTGGCGTCCATCGACCACGAAAAGGCCCTGCTCTACCTGAGCACCGTATTCGAGGGTATTCCGAACGCAGAGGAGCTTCTGCAGCTCGTCGAACTCGAGTTCATTCGCAAGGATGCCGTCCAAAACTCGCAGAACAAG GCGCGGTATCTCAGACTCATTTTCGACCTCCTCGAAGCAAACGCCTCGACCGTCGTGTACGAAGCCGCTTCTTCATTAACCGCCCTCACCAACAATCCTGTCGCTGTcaaggccgcggccgccaagtTCATCGAGCTCAGCATTAAGGAGGCGGACAACAACGTTAAGCTCATCGTGCTGGACCGGGTCGACCAGCTGCGGAAAAAGAACGAGGGTATCCTGGACGACTTAGTTATGGAAATTCTCCGCGTCCTCTCTAGCCCCGACATTGATGTTCGACGCAAGGCCCTGGACATTGCTCTCGAGATGGTGTCGAGCAAGAACGTCGAGGAGGTTGTCCTCTtgctcaagaaggagctgTCCAAGACCGTCGACCAGGAGTACGAGAAGAACACCGAGTACCGTCAACTCCTCATCCACACCATCCATCAGTGCGCCATCAAGTTCTCCGAGGTTGCTGCtagcgtcgtcgacctgctaATGGACTTCATCGCCGACTTCAACAACACCTCCGCCGTCGATGTCATCAACTTTGTgaaggaggtcgtcgagaagtTCCCCAACCTGCGCAAGCCCATCGTCCAGAGGCTGGTTGCTACCCTGAGCGAGGTGCGCGCCGGAAAGGTGTATAGGGGAATCATGTGGATTATAGGAGAATATTCCCTGGAGGAGCGCGACATCAGGGATGCGTGGAGGAGCATTCGTGCCAGCCTTGGCGAGATCCCGATTCTCGCTTCGGAACAACGACTTcttgacggtgacggcgacgaggaaaacAAGGAGCAGGTCAACGGCCACTCCAAGCCCGCGGCACCCACCGGCTCCCGAAAGGTCCTTGCCGACGGTACTTACGCTACCGAGACGGCGCTCACCAGCCAGTCTGCTGTGGCTGCCAAGTTGGAAGCCGTCAAGGCTGCCCAGAAGCCTCCTCTGCGCCAGctcatcctcgacggcgactACTACCTCGCAACCGTTCTCTCCGCCACCCTGGTGAAGCTGGTCATGCGCCATGCTGAGATCTCTGCCGAGTCCGCTCGTACCAATGCACTTCGGGGTGAGGCCATGCTCATCATGATTTCCATCATCCGTGTCGGACAGTCGCAATTCGTCAAGGCCCCTATCGACGAGGACTCTGTGGACCGCATCATGTCTTGTGTGCGGTCATTGTCTGAGTTCACCCAGAACAAGGAACTCGAGACTGTTTACCTCGACGATACCCGGAAGGCGTTCAGGGCGATggtccaggccgaggagaagaaaaaggctgccaaggaggctgtcgagaaggccaagacagccatccaggtcgacgacgttgtCCAGATCCGCCAGCTGTCCAAGAAGAACGCCAACGATGGACTGGATGAGATTGAAGTCGACCTGGAAAGGGCAACCGGCGGAGAGGCCACCGCAGAGGATCTGTCATCCAAGCTCAGCCGCGTTGTCCAGCTGACCGGTTTCTCCGACCCCGTCTACGCCGAGGCCTACGTTAAGGTGCACCAGTTCGACATCGTCTTGGACGTGCTGCTGGTCAACCAGACCATGGAGACGCTGCAGAACCTGTCAGTCGAGTTTGCTACTCTTGGTGATCTCAAGGTTGTCGAGCGCCCGACGACACAGAATCTGGGTCCCCATGACTTCCACAACGTCCAGTGCACTATCAAGGTCTCCTCCACGGATACCGGCGTCATCTTCGGCAACGTTGTCTACGACGGCGCCCACTCTACGGACACTAATgtcgtcatcctcaacgATCTCCACGTTGACATTATGGACTACATTCAGCCCGCAACGTGCACCGAGACGCAGTTCCGCACGATGTGGACCGAGTTTGAGTGGGAGAACAAGGTCAACATCAACTCCAAGGCCAAGTCTCTCCGCGATTTCCTCGAACAGCTGATGGCAGCGACCAACATGAACTGCCTGACCCCGGAGGCCAGCATGAAGGGCGACTGCCAGTTCCTGAGCGCGAACCTATACGCTCGCAGCGTTTTCG GCGAGGACGCTCTGGCCAACTTGAGCATCGAaaaggagggcgaggacggacCCATCACCGGCTTCGTCAGAATAAGAAGCAGATCGCAGGGCCTGGCCTTGAGCCTGGGTTCCCTCAAGGGCCTCAACAAGATCGGCTCGGCGGCATAA
- a CDS encoding Putative Mago nashi protein, translated as MAAPTDQFYLRYYSGHSGRFGHEFLEFDFRVLGDGRSAVARYANNSNYRNDSLIRKEMCVSALIIDEIKRIIKTSEIMKEDDSKWPQKNKDGRQELEIRLGNDHISFETAKIGSLVDVTESADPEGLRVFYYLVQDLKALVFSLIALHFKIKPI; from the exons ATGGCGGCCCCTACTGATCAGTTTTACCTCCGATACTA CTCTGGCCATTCTGGACGGTTCGGACACGAGTTCCTGG AATTCGACTTCCgcgttctcggcgatggAAGAAGCGCAGTTGCGCGTTACGCGAACAACTCCAACTACCGAAACGACAGCCTGATTCGCAAAGAGA TGTGCGTCAGCGCTCTTATCATTGACGAGATCAAGCGCATCATCAAGACAAGCGAGATCATGAA GGAAGACGACTCCAAGTGGCCACAAAAGAACAAAGACGGACGCCAAGAACTCGAGATTCGGCTGGGCAACGACCACATTTCTTTCGAG ACCGCTAAGATTGGGTCACTGGTCGACGtgaccgagtcggccgacCCCGAAGGACTGCGAGTGTTCTACTATCTAGTGCAGGATCTGAAGGCTCTGGTTTTCAGCCTGATTGCCCTGCACTTCAAGATCAAGCCCATCTAA